From the Plutella xylostella chromosome 5, ilPluXylo3.1, whole genome shotgun sequence genome, the window ACCGCCACAGCATGAACTACTGGTATTATGATGCcgttttataatatgtttatagTATACTATGGTATCACTAGGCATACCATACTACAATTCAGGGCCGGTACAGAGTTAGTAGTTGATTCATGAATCTGATGACCTCAAAGTTCTACCCTTTcataactttattcataaagtgtttattttcgGCCAGCAGTAAAGAAGGTGGCGACGGAAGAGTCTGACCTGCCCGAGGTGGACCAGAACACCAACAAGACCCTGCGGCAGAGGCAGCCCGCGGCCGCCAAGGCCAAGTGAAATCCCTTCACCCTCCATCACGTGTTCACTGGAGTTTCCACTATCACTCTGTAATGTCTACAACGCTATACTAGTAGTATCTTCAGTCTGTCCTATACTTCCGATGTTTGAATGCGCACAATGTATTGGTTGATCTGTTTCCATGCATTTAGCTTTATGTTTCTATTTATTGATTATGAAGTGCAACTGAAGAACTGATTGTCTTCGTTTATAAACCACATAAAATAGGTGTTTTATTTCTGGACAAATTGGGTCATTTTAACGTAATCGGTAACATTGTATAGTATTGTCAATGCTAAATATTCtcgtttatttaaaattgcGTACATTTTTGGTCAAGAAAGAGTGGATACAGGGTTGTAAAATATCtcctaaaatgtaaaaaatataggttataacgttgtttataaaaatataaataagataaCAGTGTGCGTTAGCACATTGACTAAAAATTCCATTTTAATTTTGCATTTACTTCCACAGATTATATATATTCATGGCAAAAAATAATGAgctctatttttgttttaaattattttcttattttttatactgattTTATTGTGTCGACCTTGGTTTTGTCTTCTATGTCTACTTCTTTAAATTGTATTTGACTATTTATAAGATTTGTTGCTTGAATAAATTGTTAACTTATTCAGTACGAGCGGCGGTATGACAAAATTGAATGTATATATTACTATTCCAGttatgtattaataaatggtaAGGTCTCGAGGGTAAAGGTTTATGAGGTTGATGAGGAGCTGTTGGTGCGTGACAGGTTTCCTGTGAAATTATTCTTCCTAATGTGAAACtgctcattttttatttccatgagaattgtcaattttaaagcttgatgttatttttatttcagataataaATTTTCTAAGTAATTTCTTGGTTTCATTTACTTACTATACATTTAGTTACTATTGtccaaaaaacttttttaaatcattccaaaaatataagttattaTAGGTCCAAGGAACATAAGGAAttcacattatttattttttctctatgataaggaatctcgctaactaaaaaGTGAGGCACCCAAAGAAAGTCGATTTCATTGTTACGACTACGACGAGCCCGACACACGCACATTCACACTCAAAGTAAGTCAATTTGTTGGTAGTCTGGCTACCTTCTCGTTAAAGAGGATCTGCTCATGCTAGCAACTGTTGTTGCTTCACCACTAACCTACATCCATTTTACCAGTACGAGTAAATAGGTAGTCGGACTATGTATAGCACGGTCTGTGGGGACACCAGTCGCTTTATTTATTCCCTATAATGGGTAGCACGAAGCTTTACAAAAAAGCACAAAATTAAGACAATTTTATTGCAAGACAGTATCAGCCGGCTCAacaactaatttaaaaaaaagtagttCTAATGACCGTATAGATAGGTTTGAGCCCCGGGGCAGCTATACCTACTAGAACTGTGATAGGTACCATCGCGCACCGGTACGTTTATTGCAACGATATGGAGTCGAAGTTGTCGTGGTTAGTTCGTGGTTTAGTAACAGTTTGGGTAATGAGTTGGCGTCATAGAGACTAATACAAACAGGAAATATATGTAGAGTAGAGTAGGATAAGATGTCCTCCTCCTATCCCGGAACGTGTTCATGATCTTTTAGACAGAGGGTTAGAACATTGAATCACTAACACTCTTGATTAAACCAGTGTTTCCATTCTACCACGATAATATCTACAAACTACCTTTCTTCAAAAagcagtaggtatacataagtACCGCACTTTACTTTACCTACAAAGGGTACCTGGACCTAAAGCCATTAACCGCAGATAAACTATCAAACACGCACGGGGACGAACTCATTCTTCCAAACTGTCCCCAATTATctgggtggatttcaacaagtcctaaaaaatcttcatttccgtggacttttttatctttaggttttttatattgaaaaagcgcttttattaaagtttttgttaatgttagtgttcttacttaatggctatcagataagttaaaaacttaacgagatacagatgatcaaaaatttcgtgccacggcgatgacacatgcgttcacggaaatgaaataagcgtccacggcaatgaaaaaaacatccacggcaatgaaactaacgtccacggcaatgaaagaactgtgctatggatatgaaagaatcaatccactgcaataaaaaaaaaactgtgagggaaacgcaaacttagacagaTTATGTATggtagaaatatttggatagatattgaaacgaaagaaagaacgacagtatgtataaaataataaagaatgtaGTATGGAATTCTTTAAGTAGTATTATGAGGTTCGTATTGCAacttataaaaacgaaatgtttaatttcacattaatatcgttcacaacatataattaaCCTTACCTAGTATAACCCACTGACGGACACTGACTGCATTTGACGTCCTCCacacttttagaaaaaaatcacaacgtcgaatgcagtccccgctctttttctaattatttcaacaacggtcaatgcagtcctgttttacctagagtttgtatgaagaccatcttgttgtgctttatttggaaggatttcaaagttatatgtgcacccagagtacctttttttcacacagcaataagttttcatacagaAAACAGTGTgaactcacacgcacacaacGGTCACCGACGTCGTGTTTTCTTTACTGCGCCTAGGCAGtgtgccggcatgtgcaccagCAAATCATCACTCAACTCCCATACAAAAATGTTGTGcgtttttatgagtttcaccgttaatctagtgtccatcaatgtgataacatatatattttcataaagtataatattatacatgttgccagtgatgacctaCGGTGCGCGGTGCCGAGACGTGGTCTTTAGGCCTCTTAAATAGGCTCGGAGTCAcccagcgagctatggaaagggctatgctcGGAGTATCTCTACGTGATCGAATCAGAAATGAAGAGATCCGTAGAAGAACCAAAGTAACCGACATGGCCTATCGAGTCAAATGGCagaaatggcagtgggccggacacattgctcgaaggactgatggtcagtggagcagaagagtcctcaagtggagaccacgtaccggccgcggggaagcactggatgcgggccgcctccgatcggacaaggtggaaatcattgggggaggcctatgttcagcagtggacgtcctatgatgatgatgatgatgatgatgataataatattatacagtatacgaactgttaattttaaaaaatattatgatgtgacatgatctgtgctgaattacaAATCACCGAACAAACCACCAAAAGCAcgaaaacctaaagataggtgcagttaggtgcacatgttcgtcaacaGCGAAGTGGGGCGCagcatgtgcacttaaccgccCCTCCTCGCTTTCCTTGTTATCGCACctatcttaaggttttggtgctaggggttttgatggtgttgtggATGTTGATGGATTTTACACAGATTacgtgatatgatagaatattttatgagctCTATGCTAAatgaaagtatattttaattgatataataatatgaaatgtattttatcatcatcagcctataatcatccactgctggacatatgtctctcccaaggagtgccacaacactcggtcctcagccttcctaATCCAGCTACTACCAgctacctgcctaagcttgcacattttgacagctatgtcggtaaccttagtcctgtgacgataataatacttattttgtgattgttattaatgataaattatacatttagtttttatacatcgcgatacgcgCCCGTTTTATCGAACTGCAAAAAAAGGTAATTTGACAAGTCCTGTAGGTAATttcagtgatcggtattatGAACTGTATTACAAAAGatggtaaatatatttttatttgcctaatcgtACATACCATGGCgatgaaaaaatatgtcacggaaatgaataacctggccacggaaatgaataacctggccacggaaatgaataaccaggccacggcaatgaatacatattattttacaagacatggcgatgaaatttttttcattgccgtgacttttttttcattgccatagcaaattttggccacggaaatcacggaaatgaaagcatggcgatgaaaatcaagcaattaaatataaataacaaaaaatgtatttactattcgaagaaacaaacactttataagctgaatattttcaaaatgctttcttttgaatgcttactcaagaagacaaacttaattttatagaagttatatctatccacggcgatgaaagaaaaaatgtccagtgaccaaaaataaatataattttcactatagcgcgAAAACGTGGACACCAGTGTACCTCTTTCCACGTCGAGTAGTTAGGCAACACTTGTAaaaaacgattagcgcacCGAGGGGGGGACCCAAGTTCAtagataaaacaatatccttgatcatgtttaggtcacggcgatgaaatgtagttctgggacacatgaattttcacttaccgttcttcatattctttatttatttgaataaatgtatttcgtaacaatactttaactattaatgtatcaaatcaaactaagtttaaatctaaacactcaatattttttcatcaatgaagaataatacaaaacgagaTGACCTGGGGAcaaacacggcaatgaaagatttggaggtttaatatttttttgtaaagtatccattaatcctattgataaaatatttattgcttcATATAGATTACTATTCCacataaccggaaaaaaatattagaaaattagaactttgttttttagtaccgatttcattgatgccacgcaaattttggccgcgggaaattcacccatcTACGTGTGCGGTGTGAATATTGAATTGTTCATTTTTGGAACCAATCAATTTGATAATAGCTTTCATCGAATCTCCTCGGATGACCGTTATGGTGAGTGCACATGCGCGCGCGACGCCGATTCTGCTATATAACTGCTTTTGGTGTGACCGCGGCACCGGCAGTGTTTCTGCAGAATCCAAGGAGAACACACGTCCAAAATGCGGAAGGCAACTATCATTCTCCTGACTGCGGTTTTCACCATTGTTGTAGCAGGTTAGTGTCCCATCAATATCAGCTTATCTTAAAATGAAAGAAAGTACCTAGCTATAGTTAGGTGTTTCCCGGGTTGATTCATTGGAAATTTGCTACGAAAAAAAGGAAGAttcgtttttaaaaaaaatctttgttAGCATAATGTTTTTGTTGGTGAGTCGACGACCAAGGTAATTGGGCACCAATTTGGAAGTTCCTAAAAAGTTAAGTGCTCATTCTTTACTTGTTGGTAGTTTTCTCGTTCCTTCCTCCAAAGTAGTTAAGTGCCtacctagataggtacttttagtCTGCTAAAccttattaaatattacaaaaatagtAAACAATACCTAAATTAATTACTTTGTTAAGATCATTTTGTTAGTACCAACTTTCAAGGTTtagttaattaagtaggtattcacAAGTATCTTCGTAAGGTTAatgtaaaataacaaaaaaatgaaGTTAAAAGCTCAACAGTCAGTCACGACTACATGAGGTCATGTCTGTAAACTTGATCATTTctcgtaagtaggtatacgaGCATCATCAGCAGCCGTAGTCATGCTGTGGAACTACCTATGATCTCAACAtggaaataattaaaagaaaaacaggaaactcttttataaataagaatatCTTGGAGTTAGAAAttgaaactaagtttattaCTATAATTGGCGCTCCTTACCTAcaggtacttatatgtatattaggggggtcactcttagtcgacgaacgaacgaacaagaattgtcacgcaatcagCAGGCTTAATACAACGAATAGAGTCATGATAAGTTctacagttttgtttttcataagCTAGAAGTTTTCTTCAGTGAGATACCAACATTCAATCCATCATTTGTTAGGGAAGGTTGGTGTATTGTAAGTTCTTCAGTGTGAAAAGTCCTTATCACCACGTTTTATGTTCATCTTACAAAcgttttttgttataaagatataagtatagataaacaTCGCCTTTTTGAGAGCCAATCAACttcaaataagtacctagacACCTATTTAGTAGTGCCTAGGTATTAAACTTACCAACCGGCTAACGCTAATAACCCTCTTCCAAATATAGTAAAAGAGCTTCTTTatctttaatataattatgatgagaaatataaataagaagATAGGGTTTTTAGCTTGAGAAAATAAGCAAGTATCGAGGCGATAAATATTAATAGTTCACATCCAGTTTCCCGCATCTCCCAGTGCGCGTGACAACACAATGCGATCGTAAAAAACAATGACCACAAACTGGTATCAACTAACTATGTAAGTACActgtatttattgaaaatgaaaaaggaCTCTTCCCATGAATAGTTATAAATGCGTTGTTGGTGTGCACCGCATGGTGTCCAAGAATAAATAAAGCCGATCCTATCATTACGATACCAGGGCATTGGTTATTTTTTGCCGATACTTTGTGGTAGTTTCGCGGCACATTGAAGAGAGTCTTTAAAATCTTTAAGTATCTTCGTACCTGACTAGAAATATATAAAACCATCAATCTATTCGAGTAAACTTTCTAGTCAACTAACTCATATTGTCCCTAAAATAGATcagaaactaaaaaaaatctgtttggtaggaaaacaaaaaatacaaaacttaaaataaacgtaGGGTACCTACTAGTTATGTTGGCTAGTCATGAATCATCCGGCCTAATCCAGACCGACATTACGGTAACGAGATTGTGTCGGTGTTAAAAAACAACGGATAATCGCGCCATTTTACTGCATCAGTGATTTGAGTTGAGTTGAGCTTCGTTATCGATTTATACATGTTgtttaaagtataaataactaCGCTAATATACCCTTAGTATGTAGGTTAACCTATTGAACAATCCAGGCGTGCTCCAATTTAGGTACCTAGAACCTAGGCCAGGCTGAGCTGATAACGAGGGAAATACAAAAGTTCCACCCGACAGAGTCACAATTACAGGGACTTAAGTTTTCCCTCCCAGCATCATTGCCTTAGTAATACCCTTATTACGCCCATTGACCGAGATCTCCTTGGAACATTCCAGAAGGTCAGTTCTACGTGCCTCGCGCGTACTACACGATCGACGCGGAGGGCCACGCCTCGCTGCCGGTGCCGCTGCGGCGCCTGCGCCGGGCCGCCAGCTTCTACCCGCAGCCGCTCCCGGCGGTGGACCCCGCTGATGATGCACATACTGCCAGTGAGTATATTAACATGATATTAAGTACGTGGTAATTGATGATAGATCAAGCCAGGTTAAAAAACTCATGAGGAatgtaaaagttccagtgacatggAACGGCAATGGAACTTAACAAAAGGacacacataataaaagtTGAAAGATTTTGCCTGCTAATAGCTGTAGCTATGTATTTAGAAGATCTTCTTATGTACacatttattttacagtcagttatttaaaattcataTCATAAAGAGTTTTACTCCAATACAAAAGCCATAaagtaacaatataatatcttGAAGGACCTTGTGAGTATATTGCAGTTAATTGTTTACAAAGTCGCGGTGCATGGATTATGGATTTAGTAAATTACTGATAATTGTTCCGCGACAAATGGATAATATCTTCAGGTaacattgaatttaaaataaggaaatgatttaaaaatttgatttatcatatttataaacGCTTGTAGAGATTAAacgttattttataatgaatgacttaataatatttattagaagtttaacaaaacaaataggtacctacgtaggtaAATGACTCAAGCATGGAAAAATAGACACACTTGACTTACTTTTTCGAACaatctacttacctacttcaaaAATCTTAAAGTTGATGATGTGATAGATAAGTATGAGATTGGCAGCTTTCTAAAGCTAACGGTTTGTAATTTCCGATACCCTACACTCAGCGCAAACGTGGTAATAGCACGAATTGCCCGTCTAGACGTCGCAGGTACAGTTAATGTGCCTACTTGACCGTTACTAAATGTACACCATTCGCCAAATTGAATGTATGTAGTTCGAACTGCTTGAATTTACTATCTATCTGTCAGATTAATTGGTATGCAGAGTAGAGCTTTCGTTTGAATGTAGAGCACGGCAGTCGCCGCCGGCGCCCGCGCACTCGACTAACGGTTTACTCAGTTGCAGCGGTACTGAGATAGGATTGCTATAGtggtaattgttaaaaaagtataggtacctaagtattacaAGTTTTATTGTGCCATACTTTTATAGTTTGCCGTTATTTGGATAGGTGCGGTGCGGTGTTAAACCTTGTGTACCTTTTATCTATACAATTACACatagagtatttttttactccTTCTACATCTTATGCCAAATTAtctaatacatttattttttcttaattttcaGATGAAGGTACCGGCAGCGTGCGCGCCGTGTcgggccgcggccgccgccacTACCCCGCGCTGCCGCTAGCGGGACATGGATCCTTTAGGTAACTAGTCCAGCAATCATCtaagtattcataaatatattaatagcGAGGGAAACCAGTACTTGTATCCATTAGAGCTTTAGCAATAAGTGCTGTGTACTCATAATCAAAGTACTAAAAGTTGATGATGGCATGGTGACACTatgttgaataaaatattcagcGAAAAGTAGGTAAGCTCACTTGCACACCTGCTACTACTTTCGAGGGTAATAGTTTAAGGATTTGCAAAAATTTGGAATTTcataatacaaacaaaaaggacatacattattttattacagagGAGAAAGTGCTACGAAAAAATATGCACATataaaagacatcaacgcgctaacgcacttcctttttcgtagCAACGCCTGCGATGTCGTAAATTGCATTTCGTTTATTCTTAGATGTTGGATTATTAGTCCTCTTGTATTTGATGACCTAGTTTTGTCCTGTAACTGAGTTTTACTTCTTTAATTAAGCACTTATATATTTGTAACACTGGTAAAGAACATTATAAGAAGAATAGAGTACCTTCGGCTTTAAACTAGTAAATATACAAACTATAGATAGGGATGCattcttttaaattaagtttggTAGACATCttaaacacataggtacttgtagtttatttgttgaataatatattgattaaaaagattgtaaatttttatgataAGTCTAAATAATGTAGTATAAATAGCTATTAATTTACACATCAATTAATTAACCTATTTCTGTGTTTGTTTCAGATATTAGATATAGATAGTGACAGTTTCATCCAACTCCAGTCATGTGGTCTTCGGTCTACGTGATGCAGCCGTCAGCCAGTTTTCCACCAGTTGCACATCTGCTCAAGCAGACACGTTATATTTTAACgctatttaaaattaaataagtttgaGGAGAAAACTTCCGTTTAGATATAGCTACAGTGTGCAACTGCCGGAAGACGTAATTGatagatatttattgtaatgatATTGTagatttaataaacaaattagaAATGAAAAGGGTGTTTTATATAATCctatttttttcatgaaacTTAAACCTATATCTAGTTTGATACCTACTGTCCGTCATGGACACAGAAATTTAGTCagttttacataaattgtaTTCCTCTGTCTATCTATGTTGGTATTTTACCTGgtgtacttattaaatttgttttttcatAAAAGTATAAGATAAGACCTGTTTTACAGTCATAAATAGGTAAGCTAAGTACAGGTATAATTTAATGCTCTCATGAGACACTACAAAACGAAATAACTAACTTAGAACTTGGGTCATCGTGGAGCGAGTTCTACCCATTATTGTATCCTCCTTTGACTACCTGCTTTCCACCACCAAAGTGTTGACGAGTTAGTTCACGACACCACTACTAGATGACACTGTGCCAattcctacatcgcggtattaagttATTTCTCTTTTTCATGACGTCCCCTGCTCTACATTGTAAAATCATACTTACCTGGCGTAGGGGATACCGTGATCAACAAGGCGGTTCCCCCAGAGCGAGGCCCTTCCATTGCACTGCGGTTGGGTTGACCTTTGCGAATATCCCTAATGTGGATATCTCGGACGCGTAATTTTTGGTAGTGGGGACTGCGTACGCGCCGTCCCCTTATAATTATCTAATAGTACCTATCAAAACAATATGAAGAGAATCGAGAGCACCCCGGCCGTCACGATGATcagttatacatataaatttatttcaaatattgcaattagggtttcgtttttcccgacctttttctgttcccgggaaacgggaatttttttcaggaattcccgggaaacgggaatttattttaaacgcTAGTTTTTGCTATTATCGGGTATTAAAACACtaacaataaaatcaaatatacttttataactcttacttttattactcgtataggtagaaaaaagcaacagtcacataacaaccaaaattataatgatttgttttacatgcaaaatcatttgtttttcttaattgtaaattaaaccaaAGGTATTATGATTaacagtttgaaaataatattattcaaaattaagtACACTTGAGGCAATGTTTTAGggtgaaaacaagtcccaatgttaatggaaagtatcgtggGCGGGGACCACCAGAGGTTTCACAATtaagctgaatgttacttagaaaacggccttgtgtggcggtcaagttggtccccggagtccccgcctgcgatactttccattaacattgggacttgttttcacctttttagcgtgcagtcgagtattttgtttgtttataattatatttttttatttgtaactttttaattgtttttattttatgaaattttacgtcagtagtcgggttttagttcatgaacattttttattgcaataatttttgtgttgttatttaaatacctacaatatgcatatctTTGGAATGTGCAAATCAAGCCcattcatttgataccccacacggcatagttgcaaaagtattattttttcgatcatcacgttatgtcctttagagggcgctatgtacattttaatgtaacgtcatTGCGCCATttatacgcttctaacgatacctcatacatcaaaatctatcaagccgttaaGGCTACAGGCTACAGGaaggaacaaagaaacagacaaacatacatacatacatacaatcgaaaaacattaccctcctccttcggcagtcgagtaaaaaatatgacaggcgtcacactaccgttagcttttacatactctATGGTCACATATGTAAAGgcctatttttgtttttggttttaggtaggagaaacagataaataaagatgaaaatatagcatagaaTCGATGAAAAATAGtacccgggaattcccgggaatgatatttttttttcccggtttcGGGAATGACATATTTCCCaggaattcccgggaacgggaattcccgggaacacGGGAACGAAACCCTAATTGCAATGCATCGCTAAATAACAATAAGGccttgttccacaatgtctggttagtggctacctgtgagataaaatacatgctgtcactgtcaaaaaaattataacagaaagtgacagcatgtattttatctcacaggtagccactaaccagacattgtggaacaggggcttagTATTGTTACTTATTACGGGATCGATGTTAGCGCACTGACATTGGCATATCTCTGAGAGCGCATCACAATCACAACACAAGTGtgttatataattatgattttatttgattaacaatttttacactcatatacttatattatattagatCGATTTCCAAAATAATTTTGCTCTAATAGTGAAAGCTCTGGGAGCTATCGGGTATCCTAAAGTAACAGATACTTTATATTCAGTAATTCCCATAGGAAATCTTTTATACTATATGTTAAGCTTGAGGGAAACAGCTAGTACAGTATAAAGATAATTTTTCAACACCTACAGTAAAACTTtgaagtcctgaaaacggaagtggattctaactaattattacagaccgtatttaatcaaagtataatatttattaaaggacaaattcgttaaaaagccatacccaaacggtattttatttttaaaatgtatttaaatgtaagtaaataacaaataatgttaaaaagtcttagcaaaatcgcactctttaatGTCATGTCTTTATAGTTGGACAGTATGTCTTCGTTTTTTCATGCACCACTACACATTTTGAATTTTgcatgtttcatcaatggccaCTCTGGCATAGGGCATGGGTCATGTCATGTGCAGTACAAATTTCCAAATTTTAGACAGCATGCCACTTACATCctgtgtaaataataaaggaAGGTTACGGAtggcatccagtggcgtgctttgggggaggtctacgtccagcagt encodes:
- the LOC105389156 gene encoding uncharacterized protein LOC105389156: MRKATIILLTAVFTIVVAEGQFYVPRAYYTIDAEGHASLPVPLRRLRRAASFYPQPLPAVDPADDAHTANEGTGSVRAVSGRGRRHYPALPLAGHGSFRY